From the genome of Zonotrichia leucophrys gambelii isolate GWCS_2022_RI chromosome 24, RI_Zleu_2.0, whole genome shotgun sequence, one region includes:
- the TMPRSS13 gene encoding transmembrane protease serine 13, producing MDGKTSPTTASPSSVPPSLLHVSTASSIFGARPPAPRENVLGISFKPYSPESGPAPSPCSACDSSRSSMFRAPCMSQRRLALIFCVSVLIVLLIALILLFMFWRSQTGILYKEPAESCKDSPVRCDGVVDCSQRSDELGCVRFSSEESLLHVYSSTESQWLPVCSSDWDESFSRKTCRQLGFQNASQTEFIPLRVPGKSLTVTDERETIQQSLNSSQCLTGKYVSLRCTTCGQRISGRIIGGKETSVNKWPWQVSVQYGPIHICGGTIIDAQWVLTAAHCFFMNSMKILDDWKVYGGVSDLKQPMEGIPVSQVIINSNYSDDHDDYDIALMKLSRPLALSAQVRPACLPMHGQRFQTGRSCFITGFGKTRENEDNTSPKLREAEVKLIDYKICNSDKVYEGYLTPRMMCAGYLQGGKDACQGDSGGPLVCEDDGRWYVAGVTSWGTGCGQKNKPGVYTRVTKLLSWIYSKMESEND from the exons aTGGACGGCAAAACCTCCCCG ACCACTGCCTCGCCCAGCAGTGtccctcccagcctgctccatGTCTCCACGGCCAGCAGCATCTTCGGTGCCCGACCTCCAGCACCTCGAGAGAACGTCCTGGGCATCAGCTTCAAACCCTACAGCCCCGAGTCCGGCCCGGCCCCGAGCCCCTGCTCGGCCTGTGACAGCTCCC gatcCTCCATGTTCAGAGCTCCCTGCATGAGCCAGCGGCGGCTCGCGCTCATCTTCTGCGTCTCGGTGCTCATCGTGCTGCTCATCGCCCTCATCCTGCTGT TCATGTTCTGGAGGTCACAGACGGGCATCCTGTACAAGgagccagcagagagctgcaagGACAGCCCTGTGCGCTGCGACGGCGTCGTCGACTGCTCCCAGAGGAGCGACGAGCTGGGCTGTG TGCGCTTCTCCTCCGAGGAGTCCTTGCTCCACGTGTACTCCAGCACCGAGAGCCAGTGGCTGCCAGTGTGCAGCAGTGACTGGGACGAGTCCTTCTCCAGGAAAACCTGCCGGCAGCTGGGATTCCAGAA cGCATCCCAGACCGAGTTCATCCCCCTGCGTGTCCCTGGCAAGAGCCTCACGGTGACTGATGAGCGAGAGACCATCCAGCAGAGCCTCAACAG CTCCCAGTGTCTCACAGGAAAGTACGTCTCCCTGCGATGCACAA CCTGCGGGCAGAGGATTTCTGGCCGGATCATCGGTGGGAAGGAGACCTCTGTGAACAAATGGCCCTGGCAGGTCAGCGTGCAGTACGGGCCCATCCACATCTGCGGCGGCACAATCATTGATGCCCAGTGGGTGCTCACGGCTGCCCACTGCTTCTTCAt GAACAGCATGAAGATCCTGGATGACTGGAAGGTGTACGGGGGGGTGTCAGACCTGAAGCAGCCCATGGAGGGCATCCCCGTGTCCCAGGTCATCATCAACTCCAACTACAGTGACGACCACGACGACTACGACATCGCCCTCATGAAGCTCTCCAGGCCACTGGCGCTCTCAG cccaggtgcGCCCCGCCTGCCTGCCCATGCACGGCCAGCGATTCCAGACCGGCCGGTCCTGCTTCATCACCGGCTTCGGCAAGACCCGGGAGAACGAAG ATAACACCTCCCCGAAGCTGCGGGAGGCCGAGGTGAAGCTGATCGACTACAAGATCTGCAACAGCGACAAGGTGTACGAGGGCTACCTGACCCCCCGCATGATGTGCGCTGGGTACCTGCAGGGAGGCAAGGACGCCTGCCAG GGCGACAGCGGAGGGCCCCTGGTGTGCGAGGACGATGGCCGCTGGTACGTGGCCGGGGTGACGAGCTGGGGGACAGGATGTGGCCAGAAGAACAAGCCTGGGGTGTACACGCGTGTGACAAAGCTCCTCAGCTGGATATACAGCAAAATGGAG AGCGAGAACGACTAA